A region of the Anaerolineales bacterium genome:
ATGGCCCGAACCGCCGTTGCCGGACGTCCTGGAATGGGTGCTCGTCGCCGACGGGATCTCCAATCCCGGAAACCTCGGCAGCCTGTTGCGCGCCGCGGACGCCTTCGGCGTGCAGGCGGCGCTCCTCGCCCCGGGCAGTGTCGACGCCTTCAATCCCAAAGTGGTCCGCGGCGGGATGGGCGCGCACCTGCGCCTGCCGATCCGCATGCTGGATTGGGACGCAATCGCCGCGTTGCTGAAAGGATTCCGAATCTGGCTGGCGGAGGCGCGCGAGGGCCTGCCGCCCGAGCAGGCCGACTGGAGCGGCCGCACGGCGCTGGTCCTCGGCGGCGAGGCGGCCGGCCCGGGGGAGAAGGCGCGCGCGCTGGCCACGGGTTCGGTCCGCATCCCCATGCGCGGCAAGGCGGAATCCCTCAACGCCGCGGTGGCGGGCGGGATTCTAATGTACGAGATTTCGCGGCAAATGAACCTGCTCCGCGAAGGACGCTGAGCATTCCGGAAGCGGAAGGTATTTCCGCTGTGGCCGCTCACCCCTCCCCGATGTAAAAAATAAGTGAACAGTAAAAAACCTTTTCATTTCCCCCTCATCCCATTCTCCCAGCCCGTTTCTCAAGGTTTATGAATTCGAATAATTACTTTCTTTTTCCCGCTGTTGTGGGGCTGGGAAGCCGGTCCCGGCGCAATTCCGGGAAAGGTGCCCGAAACCTGCCCTCGAGTCTACTTCTCGGGGGGCCGGATGAGGGGGGAGGAGGAGATACTATCCGGCATGCGGTCTTACGGGCTTGGTTCGCGTCCTTCCCGGCAGGCCGCAATTCCCCTGCGTTTCGACCCCGCGCCTTCCCGGAACAAGCCGATTCTCTCCCTTTTCCTCCCATGATTCCTCCACAATCTTTTGGATAATGAAAGCCGGTAATCCAATCCGCCGCTTTTCTGACGGCGGATTCACCGGCGATGAGGAGGAAACCATGACGCAAACAGCATCGGATTTGACGTTCACCCTGATGGCGGACATCGGTATGCCGATCCGCAACCTTTTCTTGAATCCGAAAAGGATGATGGAGGAGATCGCGGTGCTTCCCGGCGAGAAGGTGCTGGATTTCGGCTGCGGCCCCGGGGTGTACACCTTCATGCTGGCCGATCAGGTCGGCGAAAAGGGCGTCGTCTACGCGCTCGATGTCCATCCCCAGGCCTTGCGCAGGATCGAGGCGGGGAAGCGGGGCGGGAAGTACGTCCAGGTCCGGACGATTCTTTCGGACGGCGCGACCTCCCTTCCGGACGGAACCCTGGACCGCGTTGTGTGCTTTGACGTGTTCCATTTGCTCGAGGATCCGCAACGGATTCTGCGGGAGTTCCACCGCGTGTTGAAGCCGCAGGGAACCCTGTATGTGAACGACCATCACCTGAAGGATGAGGACATCCTCGCCGGCGTTTCCGGCTCGGGATTCTTTGCCGTCCGGAAATGGTACGGGAAGACATTTCACTTCGAGCGGGCTTAGCGGCGCGACCCGATGGTCGTCCCGAGCAGAAAACGGGGATGACGAACGTGCCCGAAAAGGGAGTCCGTTCCAAAAAAACGCGGTCATGCGGCAGCGATCGTCATCCCCGAGTGTTCTTATCGGGGATCCGGAGACTTTGCTTTCCTGCGAAGATCATAACCCGTCGAATGGGTTGCGCCAGAAGGGATTCATTTTCTCTATCAATTGCTTCTTCCAACGCCGGCCTTGCTTCTTAATATGTATCCACTCAGCCTCCCCCTCATCCGCCCTTCGGGCACCTTTCCCGGAATTGCGCCGGGACCGGCTTCCCAGCCCTACATCTACGATTAATGATATGAATTTGTTCCAAACCCTCCAGCGGAAACGATGGGCTGGGAGTATGTATTCCGGAACGCATGTTCCGCGCAGAGCGCGGGACAGTGACGGGGGGATGGAATGAGGGAGAAAATAATTGGGTGGTTTATCGAAGGTTTTTTCAATCCTTGCATCAGGCTAAGCAGATACCCCTTTTTTTTCTCCTAGGATGGCGGCCTTCAAGTTGGAGTGTATTTCGTAATGCGCCAATCCATGCGTTTCATATTTTCTGGAGAACCCCTCGATCATGTTCCGCTTATGCTGACAAATCCTCTCGCGCAATTGGCGGGTGACACCCGGGTCCAGGGTTCCATTCCTGCTGCTTGCCGCTATGTATGCCGCCGGTTGTCTTCCTCTCATGGCTGAAGCAATCTTTCCCGAGTGGCGATGGAATATCAATTGCATCATTTTCGAGAGAGAATTTTCCTGCAGAAGAAGCCGTTGCGTACCTCTCCGGCACGCACAGGTTGCTTACCGTGATCGAAAAAGCTGCCGGGTTCCTGCCCCGCGATGGGAACGCCCGGGGGCATACGCCGGCAAGATAGATTCACTGGATCTCCGCTTGAATCATCCCCGCTTCATGACGGTACGAGTGTCCGGACCCATCGGGCCCCGATTATTCCGCGAGGGCGGGCGCGGGGGTGATAATCGGTAAGCCGCGCCGGTGTGGTATTTTTATTCCGGTTGTTGCCGATTCGGCTTTCCCTTAACCGGTTTTTTCGCGGCGGCCGGCTTGCCCGCCGCCGCTTCCCGCGCCGGCTTCTTCGCGGAAGCTGCCGCATTCCGCGGGCGGTCCATCCAGGAAATCACCGCGTCGCCGAACTCGGAGCACTTCACTTCTTTGGCGCCCTGCATCAGGCGTGCGAAATCGTAGGTCACGGTCCTCGCGGCGATCGCCCCTTCCATCCCGCGCAGGATCAAATCCGCCGCCTCGTCCCAGCCGAGGTGGCGCAGCATCATCTCGCCGGAAAGGATCACCGAGCCGGGGTTGACCTTATCCAGGTCGGCGTACTTGGGCGCGGTGCCGTGGGTCGCTTCGAAGACCGCGTGGCCGGTGGCGAAGTTGATGTTTCCGCCGGGGGCGATCCCGATTCCCCCCACCTGCGCGGCGAGCGCGTCGGAGAGGAAATCCCCGTTCAGGTTGGGGCAGGCGATCACGTCGAATTCGTCGGCGCGGGTGATCGTCTGCTGGAAGGTGATGTCGGCAATCGCGTCCTTTACCAGCATCCGCCCGGCGGCCAGCGCCGATTGTTGTTCGGCCGCCGCCGCCGATTCGCCGTGCGCGGATTTGGTCCGCTCCCACTGCGACCAGGTGTACACCCGCTCGCCGAATTCGCGCTCCGCCACCGAGTAGCCCCAGTTGCGGAAGGCCCCCTCGGTGAACTTCATGATGTTGCCCTTGTGCACGATCGTCACCGAGCGGCGGCGGTGGTCGAGCGCATATTGGATCGCCGCCCGCACCAGCCGCTCCGTGCCCTCGCGGGAGATCGGCTTGATCCCCACGCCGGCCGAGGCGGGAAAGCGGATCTTGGCGAACTCGGCCGGAAACTGTTCGCGCAGCAGGTCCAGGAAGCGGCGCGCGTCGGGAGTTCCGTCCTCGAACTCGATCCCGGTGTAGATGTCTTCCGTGTTTTCGCGGAAAATCACCATATCCACCTTTTCCGGATGCAGGACGGGGGAGGGAACGCCGGGAAAATAGCGCACCGGGCGCAGGCAGACGTACAGGTCGAGCAATTTCCGCAGCGCGACGTTCAACGAGCGGATTCCGCCGCCCACGGGCGTGGTCAGCGGGCCTTTGATCCCCACCAGGTATGTGCGGAAAGCCTGCACTGTGGAATCGGGGAGCCAGGTTCCGTATTCGCGAAAGGCTTTCTCTCCGGCATACACTTCCATCCAGGCGATCCGGCGGACTCCGCCGTAGGCTTTCCGCACGGCGGCGTCGAGCACGCGCGCCGCGGCGCGCCAGATGTCCCTTCCGGTCCCGTCGCCTTCGATGAACGGAAGGATCGGGCGGTCCGGCACGTTCAGCCGGCCGTCCTGCCAGACGACGGGCTGCCCTTCCGCCGGCGGGGTGATCATCGGTTCGGCCATGGAGCTCCTTCCGGATCAGTAATCCGTGAAATGGATAGCGCGCAGATTATAGCACGGGGTGAATCCCCTTCCGACGTTCCCGGCGCCGGAAGGCTGCGGGCATGTGCAAATCCCGCGGGACGAAAAAAGGACCGGAGGGGATCCGGTCCTTTTTTCTGATCCGCAGGAATTACAGTTTTATTGTATCCGCGGGAAGGGAGGGTGGAGCGGGGGCGGCGGCTTCGGCGTCCTCCGGAGCTTCCGATGCCCGCTTGCGCCTGCTCCAGATGAGATAGGCGGCCACCCCGCCGATGATCAGCAGGAGAACCGTGCAGCAACCGCAGGTCAGAACGGCCGCCAGGACGATCCACAAGGTCGTATCGGATCCGCCGGCCGCGCTTTCCGCCTGGAACTTGCGGGGCGTATCCGAATCCATCAGGTCCCATGTCAGCCGGTCCTCCTCCACGCGGGTGGCGTTGTTCTCTCCCACTTTTCCGGGCGCCTCGACGGTCCACTCGCAGGTGAAATCGGAGGGATCGGAGCTCGTGCATGGAAATCTACTCCAAGAGAGGTCGAGGAAAAACGTGTGGTTCTCGATCTCCAGCCGCCGGACGGACAGGTTGCCGAAATCATCCTCCAGCATATCCACAAGATCCGGAAGGGTGTCGAACTCCTGCATGTTCGTACACCAGATTTCCTCGCCGTGGTTTTCCTGGGTGAAGGTGAAATCGGGGTCTTCGATTTCGGCGAAGGTTTCCTCGCAGATGTCGTCCAAGGGAACTTTGCCGGCCTCTTTGATATCCTCAAGCAGCGCCTTGCCGTACTTGAAGATGTAGTGGAACTCGGCCGTACCATCCGCGTTCACGACGGTCAGGAATTGCATAATGATCCGGGCATTGGGATCCGGACGCGGAGCCGGCGGGGAGCCGAAGGCGGATAGCAGCAACCCCGCTAATCCGAGTCCGAGGACCGCTCGCTTGTATCTCATAAATCCTCCCTTGGGATAGAGGTGTGCATACGGAAAAGGAATTCCGGATTCCGGCGGCGCCGGGCGGGAAGAACAAGCTCACGCCTCCGGGGCGGATGATTTTTTCCGCCGCAGGAAGAAGAATGCCGCGACGCCGATGACGATCAGCACCAGGCAGCAGCAGCCCGTCAGGCCGAGCCCGCCGAGGATCATCAGGGTCGGGTCCGATCCGAGCAATCCGCCCCCGCCGATTTTGACCTCGGCGGTGATGTTGTCGGATTTGGAAAGCTTCAACAGATTCCACCGCAAGGTGTTCCCGCTTGTAGAATCGGCGTTGGTTTCCACGACTTCCCCGGGCACCTTCAGGACCCAGAACGCCGACACCTCGAACGGCAGATCCACGTCGTCTCCGGAGACGAACTCATCGCCGCTGACACCCGGATCCAGGTCGTAATACAACACCCCGCCCTCGATCTCCAGACGGTCGAATTCCGCGTCGCCGAAATTGGATTCGACCACGTCCTCCAACTCTCCCAGGTCCTCGAATTCGGTCTTGGCCGTGCATTCGAGCCCGCTTTCCATGTCCCGTTGGCCAGACTCCCAATCGTCGTAACCGGATTCAAAAAAGCTTTCGCACATCTCCTCCGGGTCATATTCGCCGTATAACTTG
Encoded here:
- a CDS encoding RNA methyltransferase, giving the protein MEIITSKANEKVRLIRRLQDQRKIREREKLFVAEGTRLVEEAAAAGARARMILHDGHLGPRERSALNRLASAGGEAFETTPEVLRACSDTAAPSGLLAVLEWPEPPLPDVLEWVLVADGISNPGNLGSLLRAADAFGVQAALLAPGSVDAFNPKVVRGGMGAHLRLPIRMLDWDAIAALLKGFRIWLAEAREGLPPEQADWSGRTALVLGGEAAGPGEKARALATGSVRIPMRGKAESLNAAVAGGILMYEISRQMNLLREGR
- a CDS encoding class I SAM-dependent methyltransferase encodes the protein MTQTASDLTFTLMADIGMPIRNLFLNPKRMMEEIAVLPGEKVLDFGCGPGVYTFMLADQVGEKGVVYALDVHPQALRRIEAGKRGGKYVQVRTILSDGATSLPDGTLDRVVCFDVFHLLEDPQRILREFHRVLKPQGTLYVNDHHLKDEDILAGVSGSGFFAVRKWYGKTFHFERA
- the icd gene encoding NADP-dependent isocitrate dehydrogenase encodes the protein MAEPMITPPAEGQPVVWQDGRLNVPDRPILPFIEGDGTGRDIWRAAARVLDAAVRKAYGGVRRIAWMEVYAGEKAFREYGTWLPDSTVQAFRTYLVGIKGPLTTPVGGGIRSLNVALRKLLDLYVCLRPVRYFPGVPSPVLHPEKVDMVIFRENTEDIYTGIEFEDGTPDARRFLDLLREQFPAEFAKIRFPASAGVGIKPISREGTERLVRAAIQYALDHRRRSVTIVHKGNIMKFTEGAFRNWGYSVAEREFGERVYTWSQWERTKSAHGESAAAAEQQSALAAGRMLVKDAIADITFQQTITRADEFDVIACPNLNGDFLSDALAAQVGGIGIAPGGNINFATGHAVFEATHGTAPKYADLDKVNPGSVILSGEMMLRHLGWDEAADLILRGMEGAIAARTVTYDFARLMQGAKEVKCSEFGDAVISWMDRPRNAAASAKKPAREAAAGKPAAAKKPVKGKPNRQQPE